The Podospora pseudopauciseta strain CBS 411.78 chromosome 7 map unlocalized CBS411.78m_7.2, whole genome shotgun sequence genome contains a region encoding:
- a CDS encoding uncharacterized protein (EggNog:ENOG503PH0P): MCKTPPAQYRFLGQPISPWQTTTTRTRTVRRVGPGYSDQQYLNQQYSGTNIPRTTYIDQNALTSLATNAGPSYPYLSTGSASHDDPGSYIPPHPGLATQPWDMGPYQAWTTSSLPPTTTYTMTSGAFSDPTATGFPDIAPLSDSLPPIPEQQLVEYQSGYDYSYGQAPPREPSSSPSQLRCDICNENFANQKNWDRHLTSEKHLSNVGEDDPDVPKYRCACTYSVARKDNYRRHLKHCAFRIDFAYVCTCGSTLRTRSIMSTYRQLRTQET, from the exons ATGTGCAAGACACCTCCAGCCCAGTATCGGTTTCTAGGCCAGCCCATCTCACCATGGCAGACTACAACAACCCGTACGAGGACGGTCAGGAGGGTGGGACCAGGGTACTCGGACCAGCAGTACTTGAACCAGCAGTACTCGGGTACTAACATTCCCCGTACGACTTACATCGACCAGAACGCCCTCACATCTCTTGCCACCAACGCAGGACCTTCGTACCCATATCTCTCTACAGGTTCAGCTAGCCACGACGACCCAGGGTCCTACATACCGCCTCACCCTGGTCTCGCCACTCAACCCTGGGATATGGGACCATATCAAGCCTGGACAACATCGTCCTTACCTCCCACTACTACTTATACCATGACATCCGGCGCTTTCTCTGACCCCACTGCCACCGGCTTCCCGGACATTGCTCCCCTCTCGGACAGCTTGCCTCCCATCCCTGAGCA ACAGCTCGTGGAGTACCAGAGCGGCTACGACTACTCCTACggccaagctcctcctcgagaacccagctcatccccctcccaactcaGATGTGACATCTGCAACGAGAACTTTGCAAATCAAAAGAACTGGGACCGTCACCTCACCTCTGAGAAGCACCTCAGCAACGTCGGTGAGGACGACCCCGACGTCCCAAAGTACAGATGCGCATGCACCTACTCGGTAGCTCGGAAGGACAACTACCGCCGGCACCTCAAGCACTGCGCCTTTCGTATCGACTTTGCTTATGTCTGCACCTGTGGGAGCACACTCAGGACAAGGAGTATCATGAGCACATATCGACAATTGCGGACGCAAGAGACATAA